TCAAAGTAAATGGATAGGCATTAAAATCTTTTTTCTCCTCCACGTCTAGCTTGGGGGAAAATACAATGGATACTGTTTGTGGTATATGCTTAACGACAAAAAAAATAGGCGTATGAGTTTATTCCATTTCTTAATAGCCCTGCACTCCAAAATAGTAAGTAAATCCAAGTGAGAATTTTGTTAAATTATCTATGTAGTGCAGGTTGTATGTCAGTGAGTGGTCAAAGATAAGATTCTGACTGATTTCACCATTGATTGCAAACTGTTCATTTAAATGAAAATTAAGCACTATTCCCCCCCTTATTATAGGGGTGTATCCTGCGGCAATATTTACCGTGTGGTTATATGCCAGTTTAGCTCCATATCCTGCCCCCACAAAAAATTGGTAATCAAATAGTCTGTCAGGATAATATCCATATAAATAATTTTTGAGGTTATACATTAAATCAATATTGGTATGAATCGTTATCATTGAGATTACCCCCGATCCCGGATCCCATCTAAGATTTTCCCATCCCAGTTGTCCCCGTATTTCCCATATCGGGTCGATTAAATAGCCGACATCAAAATCGGATTGGAGGCTACAACTTGACCGGAGAGAGAAAGGAGCCCGAACCAGATGAGGGGTCCCGTCTGTCGTCTGAACATTGTAAGTAGAATAGCTATTTAATCCCGAATATAAAGAAATAGCCCATTTCGAATCGCTTTGGCTTTTTACAACAGGAATTAGAGTAAGAAGCAAAATATTCAATATAAAGATTTTCTTATACATGGAAGTGAAATTTAAATATTATGTATGCTTTAGGTATACTTAAAGGGAGGAGTGTAATATAATTAGTTGTCGTAAGAATGGTTTGTGTTGTTTTAGTTTGGTTGTTGAGTTGTGAAATGATATATTCATTCCAACTGTAAATATAGTAATTTTTTATGTGTGAACTTATCTTGATCGCCCCGCACCCGCTCCCAAAAATGATAAATTCAAGACGGCTTCAATATGATGTCTAAAGTCAAATGTATATCTGATGCTTTTCGATCTGCTGTTTGTTATTGGTCTTTCGGCTTTAAACCGCCATTTGCCGTTTTTTCTTCAACTTATCAATCAGTTTTTGTAGTGCCAATGAAATATTTATGACGCTTTTTTTCAAGGTAGTGGCATCCTTATTGGAACAATAATTCAAGTCCTCACAAAGATAGAGCATACTCCGAACTTCTCCACAACTCCCTTTTGTAGTGTACAAATAACGAATAAACAAACCATCTGTCCCTGATTCTGAATCCTCTGCAATGTTATTCATAATAGAGACACAGCCCTTTGAAGCTGATCCCTGAATCCATAATCTTTACAATTTACAGTCACAGAATAAACATTTTGTACTAACAATCTGGCATCCTGCTAAACTCTTAATTCTTCAAAACATCGCATATTTTAATAGTCTTATTCTTTTGACTGCCGTTTGCTGTTTCTCATTAAACCTTACACCTTAAACTTTCAACCCGCCGTTCTCATTAAACTTTACACCATAAACTTTCAACCGCGGTTTTCTCCTTTCGCCTTTCACGCCTGAAGTTTCTCAAACACCTCAACCACTCTATTTATATCTTCATCGGATAATACCGGACTGGAAGGAAGACACAACCCTTTTTCAAAAAGCTTTTCAGAAGTACCATCTCCATAAAACGGAGCATCAGCAAACACGGGTTGCAAATGCATCGGTTTCCAAAGGGGACGGGTCTCAATATTGGCTACCTCCATGGCTAAGCGAAGATCTTCACGTGTGAAACCCGCCTTATCAGCATCTACCTGAACACACGTAAGCCAGAAATTCGATTGATACTTTTCGGATGGATTTTCAGGCAATGTGACACCACGTATCCCCGATAACCGATCTCGATAAATGGCATGAATCTCTCTCCTGCGCGCGATATGACTATCTAAAACTGTCATCTGTCCCCGTCCGATCAATGTCATTAAGTTAAGGCCATCAGAAAGTATTTTTATTGTTTTTCAGCAACTTCGGTTTACCTCTTTTTCTGTATTTGTCAGTATCTCTTTCAAATCTTCTATTTGGTCGTATTGGTATCGTGTGTTTTTTAAACAACGCTTTGAGTTCTGATACTATTTCGTTCATATCCTTTTCCGAGAAAAACAGTAAAATTATCCTGTCTTTGAGAAAGCCGTATGATAAATTGCTATTGACTTTGTATTGATATTGATATTTGGTTGATTCTTTGGCTAATTCATCATTTATGTCTCCAA
The sequence above is drawn from the Microbacter margulisiae genome and encodes:
- a CDS encoding four helix bundle protein, whose translation is MNNIAEDSESGTDGLFIRYLYTTKGSCGEVRSMLYLCEDLNYCSNKDATTLKKSVINISLALQKLIDKLKKKRQMAV